The following coding sequences are from one Gemmatimonadales bacterium window:
- a CDS encoding ABC transporter permease — protein sequence MSALRGFIRKETWHLLRDRQTLVILVLMPLLQVLLFGFAVRTEVDNIRLAIVDPTPDHRSTELRSRFGATTSFDIVGTVGATAELEPLFASGRVRQAVVFESRFAERIARGEPVVIQLITDATDPNTGSIMQAYAVSVIRQYEAELMQALPRVRIVPQVQMRFNPTLESVFLFVPGLIAFVLTLTSALMTAISITREKETGTMEVLLVSPLRPWQIVVGKVIPYIALGFANVLLVLAAARIVFGVPINGSPALLLAESLLYIVVALALGVLISTMAPSQRVAMMAALAGLMLPTMMLSGFIFPIESMPAPLRALSNIVPARWFVVVVRGIMIKGVGIEHLWRETLILVGMATALLTLSARRLAVRLG from the coding sequence ATGAGCGCCCTGCGTGGCTTCATCCGGAAGGAAACCTGGCACCTGCTCCGGGATCGCCAGACGCTCGTCATCCTGGTCCTGATGCCGCTGCTTCAGGTCCTTCTATTCGGCTTCGCGGTGCGCACCGAGGTCGACAACATCCGACTCGCCATCGTCGACCCGACGCCCGACCACCGAAGCACCGAACTGCGCAGCCGGTTCGGCGCAACAACCAGCTTTGATATCGTCGGCACGGTCGGGGCAACAGCCGAACTCGAGCCGCTCTTTGCGAGTGGACGAGTCCGTCAGGCAGTCGTCTTCGAGTCCCGGTTTGCGGAGCGGATCGCCCGCGGCGAGCCGGTCGTCATCCAGCTGATCACCGATGCCACCGACCCGAACACGGGCAGCATCATGCAGGCGTATGCGGTGTCGGTGATCCGCCAGTACGAAGCCGAGCTGATGCAGGCGTTGCCCCGGGTGCGGATCGTGCCGCAGGTCCAGATGCGATTCAACCCGACGCTCGAGAGTGTCTTTCTCTTCGTGCCCGGCCTGATTGCCTTCGTGCTGACACTCACCTCGGCGCTGATGACCGCCATCTCGATCACCCGAGAGAAGGAGACGGGCACCATGGAGGTGTTGCTCGTTTCGCCCCTCCGGCCCTGGCAGATCGTCGTTGGCAAAGTGATACCGTATATCGCGCTTGGCTTCGCCAACGTGCTGCTCGTACTCGCGGCAGCGCGCATCGTCTTCGGCGTGCCGATCAACGGCAGTCCGGCCCTCCTTCTGGCCGAGAGCCTGCTCTACATCGTCGTTGCGCTCGCGCTCGGCGTGTTGATTTCGACGATGGCGCCGTCACAGCGAGTTGCAATGATGGCGGCGCTCGCGGGGCTGATGCTGCCCACCATGATGCTCTCGGGGTTCATCTTTCCGATCGAGAGCATGCCCGCACCACTCCGTGCGCTGTCGAACATCGTTCCGGCACGCTGGTTCGTCGTCGTGGTGCGAGGCATCATGATCAAGGGCGTCGGCATCGAGCATCTCTGGCGTGAAACCCTGATTCTCGTTGGGATGGCAACCGCGCTGCTGACCTTGAGCGCCCGGCGTCTTGCCGTCCGGCTGGGGTAA